A single region of the Dehalococcoides mccartyi genome encodes:
- a CDS encoding GatB/YqeY domain-containing protein, whose protein sequence is MPNLKEKLGEEVKLSLRQGEKLKCNVLRMLVSAISYAEIAKQKTFTDEEIIGVIAKEIKQRRESIEAYKQAKRPELVEKEQQEMEILQSYMPEQMDEAELTLIIKKVISETGASTPQDKGKVMGKLMPLVKGKADGQMVNAVVTALLNN, encoded by the coding sequence ATGCCGAATTTGAAAGAAAAGCTGGGCGAAGAGGTCAAGCTTTCTCTGCGACAAGGCGAAAAACTGAAGTGTAATGTTCTCCGGATGCTGGTTTCAGCCATCAGTTATGCTGAAATAGCCAAGCAGAAAACCTTTACAGATGAGGAAATCATCGGCGTAATAGCCAAGGAGATAAAGCAAAGGCGTGAAAGCATAGAGGCATACAAGCAGGCAAAACGGCCTGAGCTGGTTGAAAAAGAACAGCAGGAAATGGAAATACTCCAATCCTATATGCCGGAACAGATGGACGAAGCCGAACTAACCCTGATTATTAAAAAGGTAATTTCGGAAACAGGTGCCAGCACCCCTCAGGACAAGGGGAAAGTAATGGGCAAGCTAATGCCGCTGGTAAAAGGCAAAGCGGACGGCCAGATGGTAAATGCCGTAGTAACCGCACTTCTGAATAATTAA
- the rpsU gene encoding 30S ribosomal protein S21 has product MADVRPENNESFESMLKRFNRKVQQDGILSEARRRTRFERPPTRRKRKDAAKRRLAIKAARKAT; this is encoded by the coding sequence ATGGCAGACGTTAGACCCGAAAATAACGAGAGCTTTGAGAGCATGCTCAAACGTTTTAACCGCAAGGTACAGCAGGACGGCATACTTTCCGAAGCACGTCGCCGAACTCGCTTTGAACGCCCCCCGACCCGCCGCAAGCGTAAGGACGCCGCAAAAAGGCGTTTGGCAATAAAAGCCGCCAGAAAGGCCACCTAA
- a CDS encoding IPT/TIG domain-containing protein — protein sequence MKHKFLLRVLGVFSTLALLIAALPLAPVSAATLTLSPTSGPAGSLVSVTGTSVATSGSLVYILFNGANISTATVGSGGVVSGSFTVPTNLTRGTYTVSFLFTGGDSAASQTFTITPSITLASGTGYVGDSVAVTGSGFTPSATVSFYLAGITAPFATTSSNSSGAISTTITIPAAKKGTLSITANDGGATGSAPVNFIVNPKITLSSANPGVGDTITVTGTGFYDGAVQIAIDSGTAVNAGVSVGSNGSFTATYEIPALTRGSHTLKVNDAWNNNAQVTFDIAQKITLTPTSGNVGTSVTVKGSGFNTTGTITLTYFGQSVTVTLSSGTFTTTFVIPGVQAGAYTISATDGSVTSTATLTVTTNITMSPTNNASTPGNVGQEITITGSGLKANDTVLVTFDSAQITVTPSPVVDSNGDFSLKFKIPAATAGPHTITVISGTTSKTFTFFVEGTAPATPAPLTPEMGLKAKQPVVFDWEDVTDPSGVTYVLEIAADQNFTTILYQIKDLTESTYTMTDAQKLESVSSDSPYWWRVKAVDGAGNSSAYTGAGNFTVGFSLDLPAWATYVLIGIGGLLLLALGFWLGRRNADY from the coding sequence TTAGGGGTGTTTTCCACCCTGGCCTTGTTGATTGCGGCCTTACCGCTTGCTCCGGTTTCGGCAGCCACTCTCACTCTCTCCCCCACTTCCGGCCCGGCCGGTTCACTGGTAAGCGTTACAGGCACCTCTGTTGCCACGTCAGGTTCACTCGTATACATTTTGTTCAATGGCGCTAATATAAGCACTGCCACCGTAGGCAGCGGCGGTGTAGTCAGCGGAAGCTTTACCGTACCCACCAATCTTACCAGGGGTACTTACACTGTATCTTTCCTCTTCACCGGAGGCGACAGTGCCGCATCGCAGACATTTACCATTACCCCCAGCATAACTCTGGCTAGCGGCACCGGTTATGTCGGTGACAGTGTAGCCGTAACCGGCAGCGGGTTTACCCCCAGTGCCACCGTGAGTTTCTACCTGGCCGGCATCACCGCTCCCTTTGCCACCACCTCTTCTAACAGCAGCGGGGCTATATCCACCACTATTACCATCCCGGCTGCCAAAAAGGGTACCCTGAGCATAACCGCCAATGACGGCGGCGCAACCGGCAGTGCACCGGTTAACTTCATTGTTAATCCCAAGATAACCCTTTCATCTGCTAATCCCGGTGTAGGTGACACCATAACCGTAACCGGCACCGGTTTTTACGACGGAGCTGTTCAGATAGCTATAGACTCAGGTACTGCTGTTAATGCCGGCGTATCCGTAGGTTCAAACGGAAGTTTCACCGCCACTTACGAAATACCCGCACTCACCCGTGGTTCGCACACCCTGAAAGTTAATGATGCCTGGAACAACAATGCTCAAGTCACCTTTGATATAGCCCAGAAAATCACCTTAACTCCCACCTCCGGCAATGTGGGCACCAGCGTTACCGTAAAGGGCAGCGGTTTTAACACCACCGGCACCATTACCCTGACCTACTTCGGTCAGAGCGTTACCGTAACCCTGTCTAGCGGTACTTTTACCACTACTTTTGTAATACCCGGTGTTCAGGCGGGGGCTTACACTATCTCCGCCACTGACGGCAGTGTTACTTCCACCGCCACCCTGACAGTTACAACCAATATCACCATGTCCCCCACCAACAATGCATCCACCCCCGGAAACGTGGGACAGGAAATTACCATAACAGGTTCGGGGCTTAAGGCCAATGATACCGTACTGGTTACCTTTGACAGTGCCCAAATTACTGTAACTCCCAGTCCCGTGGTTGATTCCAACGGGGATTTCAGCCTGAAATTCAAAATCCCCGCCGCCACTGCCGGACCTCACACCATTACCGTTATCTCCGGCACTACCAGTAAGACCTTCACTTTCTTTGTTGAAGGTACTGCTCCGGCCACTCCCGCCCCTCTTACCCCAGAAATGGGGCTTAAAGCTAAACAACCCGTTGTTTTTGACTGGGAAGATGTAACTGATCCCAGCGGTGTTACCTATGTACTGGAAATTGCCGCTGACCAGAACTTTACCACTATCCTTTATCAGATAAAGGATCTCACCGAATCCACCTACACCATGACCGATGCTCAAAAACTGGAGAGCGTTTCTTCAGACAGCCCCTACTGGTGGAGAGTCAAAGCTGTTGACGGTGCTGGAAACTCAAGTGCATATACCGGCGCCGGCAATTTCACCGTCGGCTTCAGCTTGGACCTTCCCGCTTGGGCTACCTATGTCCTGATAGGTATCGGTGGTCTCTTGCTGCTGGCTTTGGGCTTCTGGCTCGGCCGCCGCAACGCTGACTACTAA